One stretch of Ornithinimicrobium ciconiae DNA includes these proteins:
- a CDS encoding Rne/Rng family ribonuclease: MKKASATKATTKKATPGETTSETAAKALSAGDDEAAAETADAALDTQGTDAATPAVGGADPAQDAPTDDPADAADAKDGDEEPETAAAASPFGLLFQAPDLSAVPARQPRSRRAEPTQADAPSATAPEADSTDSATDASGATPAPTGSPRGRGTRRGGQSETQGRGQSTQGGTQQGGPQQGGPQQGETQQGGAQQGSVQQGGAQQGPDDSDSDGRGADRGPQGGWQGEDDSDDSESANARRRRRRGGKGRRGRGGSLDDSGEGQDEQTETTGEADDTSGETTVPGEGTSSNVRRRRRSNRRGEDTEAGESRRAREEVTGVRGSTRLEAKRQRRREGREAGRRRSIITEAEFLARRESVERTMVVRGLKDRTQIGVLEDGVLVEHYVSRETQTTAVGNVYLGRVQNVLPSMEAAFVDIGKGRNAVLYAGEVNWDAAGLDNNQPKRIENALKSGDSVLVQVTKDPIGHKGARLTSQVSLPGRYLVLVPGNSMTGISRKLPDTERARLKKILKEVVPEGAGVIVRTAAEGASEEELRADVERLTGMWQRIESKQKSANAPALVHGEPDMTVRVIRDVFNEDFAKVIVSGEQAWTEVSDYISSVAPDLAERLEKWTGTQDVFTHYRVTEALSKAMDRKVWLPSGGSLVIDRTEAMTVVDVNTGKFVGSGGNLEETVTKNNIEAAEEIVRQLRLRDIGGIIVIDFIDMVLESNRDLVVRRLLECLGRDRTKHQVAEVTSLGLVQMTRKRVGAGLIEVFSEPCVHCSGRGIVVHSEPIEKSDGGGHHASSSSGGGRRGRGRTGTSGNDSAAPSRPTPAPGGPTPAQIAAAAHAAAVASSAQASAKVADDPVADSAAVAGTSAAADGTPESTDAPKSTGTRKSTGTPRRSGGATVWRPPSAATPADSPELSTSAADPSVDSSGAAPAAAPSPVATTPDPAASSEPPAPRVRGARRASRRAQSAPKAPPAAETAAAPAPQTRVAGTTGGDAAPVVTAGTGRPEAVHVDADTGPAQESPAAPTQAPTRRRGRGRVVAPAGPPTGAPTDATGSPDGQTPGTSAGSPGESGPESSH, from the coding sequence GTGAAGAAGGCGTCTGCCACGAAGGCGACCACGAAGAAGGCGACCCCGGGGGAGACGACCTCAGAGACGGCTGCAAAGGCCCTCTCCGCAGGGGACGACGAAGCTGCCGCAGAAACTGCGGACGCCGCTCTCGACACGCAGGGGACCGACGCGGCTACGCCTGCGGTCGGTGGAGCCGACCCGGCCCAGGACGCCCCAACGGATGACCCTGCCGACGCCGCAGACGCGAAGGATGGCGACGAGGAGCCGGAGACTGCGGCTGCGGCCTCACCCTTCGGGTTGCTGTTCCAGGCCCCCGACCTCTCGGCGGTGCCAGCTCGCCAGCCTCGCAGCCGTCGTGCTGAGCCCACTCAGGCCGACGCGCCCAGCGCGACAGCACCGGAGGCCGACTCCACCGACTCGGCCACTGACGCATCAGGTGCGACCCCCGCACCGACCGGATCCCCGCGGGGGCGTGGGACCCGCCGGGGCGGCCAGAGCGAGACCCAGGGCCGCGGCCAGTCGACGCAGGGCGGGACTCAGCAGGGCGGTCCTCAGCAGGGCGGTCCTCAGCAAGGCGAGACTCAGCAGGGCGGTGCACAGCAAGGCAGCGTTCAGCAGGGCGGGGCTCAGCAGGGACCGGACGACTCCGACAGTGACGGTCGCGGTGCTGACCGCGGCCCCCAGGGTGGGTGGCAGGGCGAGGACGACAGCGACGACTCCGAGAGCGCCAACGCCCGGCGCCGTCGCCGCCGCGGCGGGAAGGGCCGCCGCGGGCGTGGCGGCAGCCTCGACGACAGCGGCGAGGGCCAGGACGAGCAGACCGAGACCACCGGCGAGGCGGACGACACCAGCGGCGAGACCACCGTGCCGGGGGAGGGCACCTCGAGCAACGTCCGTCGCCGTCGGCGCAGCAACCGCCGCGGAGAGGACACCGAGGCCGGTGAGTCCCGGCGCGCACGCGAGGAGGTCACCGGGGTGCGTGGCTCGACCCGCCTCGAGGCCAAGCGCCAGCGCCGCCGTGAGGGCCGGGAGGCAGGTCGTCGCCGCTCGATCATCACCGAGGCCGAGTTCCTGGCGCGCCGCGAGAGCGTCGAGCGCACCATGGTGGTCCGCGGGCTCAAGGACCGCACGCAGATCGGCGTCCTGGAGGACGGTGTGCTGGTCGAGCACTACGTCTCGCGCGAGACCCAGACCACCGCTGTCGGCAACGTCTATCTCGGCCGTGTCCAGAACGTCCTGCCCAGCATGGAGGCCGCGTTCGTCGACATCGGCAAGGGCCGCAACGCGGTGCTGTATGCCGGCGAGGTCAACTGGGACGCAGCCGGCCTGGACAACAACCAGCCCAAGCGCATCGAGAATGCCCTCAAGTCCGGGGACTCGGTCCTGGTGCAGGTCACCAAGGACCCCATCGGTCACAAGGGCGCCCGGCTGACCTCGCAGGTCTCCCTGCCGGGGCGTTATCTGGTGCTCGTGCCGGGCAACTCGATGACCGGTATCTCACGCAAGCTGCCCGACACCGAGCGTGCCCGCCTGAAGAAGATCCTCAAGGAGGTCGTGCCCGAGGGGGCTGGCGTGATCGTGCGCACCGCGGCCGAGGGGGCCAGTGAGGAGGAGCTGCGCGCTGACGTCGAGCGGCTGACCGGCATGTGGCAGCGCATCGAGTCCAAGCAGAAGAGCGCGAATGCCCCCGCGCTGGTGCACGGTGAGCCGGACATGACCGTCCGGGTCATCCGCGACGTTTTCAACGAGGACTTCGCCAAGGTCATCGTCTCCGGAGAGCAGGCCTGGACCGAGGTCAGCGACTACATCAGCTCCGTGGCCCCGGACCTGGCTGAGCGGCTGGAGAAGTGGACCGGCACCCAGGACGTGTTCACCCACTACCGCGTCACCGAGGCGCTGTCGAAGGCGATGGACCGCAAGGTGTGGCTGCCCTCGGGCGGCTCGCTGGTCATCGACCGCACCGAGGCCATGACGGTCGTGGACGTCAACACCGGCAAGTTCGTCGGCTCGGGTGGCAACCTCGAGGAGACGGTCACCAAGAACAACATCGAGGCGGCCGAGGAGATCGTCCGCCAGCTGCGGCTGCGCGACATCGGCGGCATCATCGTCATCGACTTCATCGACATGGTGCTGGAGAGCAACCGTGACCTCGTCGTCCGACGGCTGCTGGAGTGCCTGGGGCGCGACCGCACCAAGCACCAGGTTGCTGAGGTGACGTCGCTGGGCCTGGTCCAGATGACGCGCAAGCGTGTCGGTGCGGGCCTGATCGAGGTCTTCTCGGAGCCCTGTGTGCACTGCAGCGGGCGCGGCATCGTCGTCCACTCTGAGCCGATCGAGAAGTCTGACGGCGGGGGACACCACGCCAGCTCCTCCTCTGGTGGAGGCAGGCGGGGTCGCGGGCGCACAGGTACCTCGGGCAACGACAGCGCGGCGCCGAGCCGCCCCACTCCGGCACCGGGTGGTCCCACCCCGGCCCAGATCGCTGCGGCGGCGCACGCGGCAGCGGTCGCGAGCTCGGCCCAGGCCAGCGCCAAGGTGGCTGACGACCCGGTCGCAGACTCCGCGGCTGTCGCTGGCACATCGGCAGCCGCTGATGGGACGCCGGAGAGCACCGACGCGCCGAAGAGCACCGGCACACGCAAGAGCACCGGCACGCCTCGTCGCTCCGGTGGCGCGACCGTGTGGCGTCCGCCGAGCGCAGCGACCCCCGCTGACTCGCCGGAGCTCTCGACGAGTGCGGCAGATCCCTCCGTCGACTCTTCCGGCGCCGCACCTGCAGCGGCACCATCTCCGGTGGCGACGACGCCGGACCCGGCGGCCAGCAGCGAGCCACCTGCCCCGCGTGTGCGGGGTGCCCGCCGAGCGTCGCGACGTGCCCAGTCAGCGCCGAAGGCTCCGCCCGCCGCGGAGACGGCTGCCGCACCCGCGCCCCAGACCCGCGTGGCGGGGACGACCGGCGGCGACGCGGCACCTGTCGTCACCGCAGGCACCGGCCGGCCGGAGGCGGTCCACGTCGACGCTGACACGGGCCCGGCACAGGAGTCTCCGGCAGCACCGACCCAGGCTCCGACGCGGCGTCGCGGCCGCGGTCGGGTGGTCGCTCCGGCAGGTCCGCCGACCGGCGCTCCGACCGACGCCACAGGTTCTCCCGACGGACAGACACCGGGCACCAGCGCCGGCTCGCCGGGCGAGTCCGGACCCGAGAGCAGCCACTGA
- the rpmA gene encoding 50S ribosomal protein L27, whose protein sequence is MATKKGASSTKNGRDSNAQFLGVKRFGGQIVGAGEIIVRQRGTRFHPGVGVGRGKDDTLFALTAGAVEFGAKGGRRVVNIVAAQTADQPA, encoded by the coding sequence ATGGCAACCAAGAAGGGTGCGTCCTCGACCAAGAACGGTCGCGACTCGAATGCACAGTTCCTCGGCGTCAAGCGCTTCGGCGGCCAGATCGTCGGCGCCGGTGAGATCATCGTCCGCCAGCGTGGCACCCGCTTCCACCCGGGTGTCGGTGTCGGCCGTGGCAAGGACGACACGCTGTTCGCGCTGACCGCGGGCGCCGTCGAGTTCGGCGCCAAGGGCGGCCGTCGCGTCGTCAACATCGTCGCGGCACAGACAGCGGACCAGCCCGCCTGA
- a CDS encoding TIGR03936 family radical SAM-associated protein: protein MATARRVPQGPTPEPAVQKLRVRYAKRGRMRFTSSRDFQRALERAVRLAEVPMAYSAGFHPHPKISYANAAPTGVASEAEYVELSVTRFVDPAQLSSALSAALPEGLDIVEVVEAAPGALADRLEASRWQLVFPELAVGQLRVVVEAFLARDSVEVTRVMKQGPRAIDVRQPVVAAEVQESEAGAMLLLTVRHTTPTVRPAELWSALAEVSGADLPRPASTRLAQGLLGEGDTVLDPLA, encoded by the coding sequence ATGGCAACAGCGCGGCGCGTTCCCCAGGGCCCGACACCCGAACCCGCCGTGCAGAAGCTGCGGGTGCGCTATGCGAAGCGGGGACGGATGCGGTTCACCTCCAGCCGGGACTTCCAACGGGCCCTGGAGCGGGCCGTGCGGCTGGCCGAGGTGCCCATGGCCTACTCCGCGGGCTTCCACCCGCATCCCAAGATCAGCTATGCCAATGCAGCCCCGACCGGAGTGGCCTCGGAGGCGGAGTATGTCGAGCTGTCCGTGACCCGCTTCGTGGACCCTGCGCAGCTCTCCAGCGCGCTCAGTGCGGCGCTGCCCGAGGGGCTGGACATCGTGGAGGTGGTCGAGGCTGCTCCCGGCGCTCTGGCGGACCGCCTGGAGGCCAGCCGGTGGCAGCTGGTCTTTCCCGAGCTGGCCGTCGGCCAGCTCCGCGTCGTGGTGGAGGCCTTCCTGGCGCGGGACTCGGTCGAGGTCACCCGGGTGATGAAGCAGGGACCTCGGGCGATCGACGTGCGCCAACCGGTAGTGGCTGCCGAGGTGCAGGAGAGCGAGGCGGGGGCGATGCTCCTGCTCACCGTGCGGCATACGACTCCGACGGTCCGTCCGGCGGAGCTCTGGAGTGCCCTGGCCGAGGTCAGCGGTGCTGATCTGCCGCGGCCGGCGAGCACCCGTCTGGCGCAGGGTCTGCTCGGCGAGGGGGACACCGTCCTCGATCCGCTCGCCTGA
- the rplU gene encoding 50S ribosomal protein L21, translated as MYAIVRAGGRQEKVSVGDVLIIDKVSGEAGDAVELTPLMVVDGTTVTTDGDALAKVKVTAEVVQAAKGPKIVIQKYKNKTGYKKRQGHRQPLTQVKITAIDA; from the coding sequence GTGTACGCGATCGTCCGCGCTGGCGGCCGCCAGGAGAAGGTCTCCGTTGGCGACGTCCTCATCATCGACAAGGTGAGCGGCGAGGCCGGCGATGCCGTCGAGCTCACTCCGCTCATGGTTGTCGACGGCACCACGGTGACCACCGATGGTGACGCCCTGGCCAAGGTCAAGGTCACCGCTGAGGTGGTCCAGGCCGCCAAGGGTCCCAAGATCGTCATCCAGAAGTACAAGAACAAGACCGGTTACAAGAAGCGGCAGGGCCACCGCCAGCCGCTGACCCAGGTCAAGATCACCGCGATCGACGCCTGA
- the obgE gene encoding GTPase ObgE — MATFVDRVVLNLQAGNGGHGVASIHREKFKPLGGPDGGNGGRGGDITLRVDPQITTLLEYHHGPHRKAQSGRPGEGDERNGAQGEDLVLAVPDGTVVTTRDGEILADLVGAGAEYAAAKGGRGGLGNKALASRRRKAPGFALKGEPGESREVILELKTLADVALIGFPSAGKSSLVSVLSAARPKIADYPFTTLVPNLGVVTAGGERFTVADVPGLIPGASEGKGLGLQFLRHVERCHVLVHVIDCATLEPGRDPLTDLDVIEHELAEYVPDASLGGIPLADRVRMVVLNKADVPEARELAEMVKPDLEARGLEVHIVSAVAHTGLKELTFALAGAVSRARAEQIVIEPARAVVRPKAIDDSQFHIRRENTAEGPLFRVIGDRPTRWVRQTDFGNDEAVGYLAERLNRLGVEEELLKAGAVAGSTVLIGPEDDAVVFDWQPTISAGAELLGQRGTDIRLEDRHRPTRGEKREAFHGKMDAAAAARQELEKDRRAGVWTDPEDT; from the coding sequence ATGGCCACGTTCGTCGACCGCGTCGTGCTCAATCTGCAGGCGGGCAACGGCGGCCACGGAGTGGCCTCCATCCACCGGGAGAAGTTCAAGCCGCTGGGCGGCCCCGATGGCGGCAACGGAGGGCGTGGGGGAGACATCACGCTGCGGGTCGACCCGCAGATCACCACGTTGCTGGAGTATCACCACGGACCCCACCGCAAGGCCCAGAGTGGGCGCCCCGGCGAGGGCGATGAGCGCAACGGCGCCCAGGGTGAGGACCTGGTGCTGGCGGTCCCGGACGGCACCGTCGTCACCACCCGCGACGGTGAGATCCTCGCCGACCTGGTCGGGGCCGGGGCGGAGTATGCCGCCGCCAAGGGTGGGCGTGGCGGCCTGGGCAACAAGGCGCTGGCCAGCCGCCGGCGCAAGGCGCCCGGCTTTGCCCTCAAGGGTGAGCCGGGGGAGTCCCGGGAGGTCATCCTCGAGCTCAAGACCCTGGCTGACGTCGCGCTGATCGGTTTCCCCTCCGCGGGCAAGTCCAGCCTGGTCTCGGTGCTGTCCGCGGCCCGGCCCAAGATCGCCGACTACCCGTTCACGACCCTGGTGCCCAACCTGGGTGTGGTCACCGCCGGTGGCGAGCGGTTCACCGTCGCCGACGTGCCGGGGCTGATCCCCGGGGCGTCTGAGGGCAAGGGGTTGGGTCTGCAGTTCCTGCGGCACGTCGAGCGCTGTCACGTGCTGGTGCACGTCATCGACTGCGCGACCCTGGAGCCGGGACGGGACCCGTTGACCGACCTGGATGTTATCGAGCACGAGCTTGCGGAGTACGTGCCGGACGCCTCGCTCGGCGGCATCCCGCTGGCCGACCGAGTCCGGATGGTCGTGCTCAACAAGGCGGACGTGCCCGAGGCTCGCGAACTGGCCGAGATGGTCAAGCCCGACCTGGAGGCCCGCGGGCTGGAGGTGCACATCGTCTCCGCGGTGGCGCACACGGGGCTCAAGGAGCTGACTTTTGCGCTGGCGGGTGCCGTGTCGCGGGCTCGGGCCGAGCAGATCGTCATCGAGCCCGCCCGGGCCGTGGTGCGGCCCAAGGCGATCGACGACTCCCAGTTCCACATCCGCCGCGAGAACACCGCGGAGGGACCCCTCTTCCGGGTGATCGGCGACCGCCCCACCCGCTGGGTGCGCCAGACCGACTTCGGCAACGACGAGGCGGTGGGCTATCTCGCCGAGCGCCTCAACCGCCTCGGTGTCGAGGAGGAGCTGCTCAAGGCCGGCGCGGTCGCCGGGTCCACGGTGCTCATCGGTCCCGAGGACGACGCGGTCGTCTTCGACTGGCAGCCGACGATCTCAGCCGGCGCCGAGCTGCTGGGGCAGCGCGGCACCGACATCCGGTTGGAGGACCGCCAC